The Candidatus Dormiibacterota bacterium genome contains a region encoding:
- the tgt gene encoding tRNA guanosine(34) transglycosylase Tgt, whose protein sequence is MSLQFGVRARDGLARRATLRTAHGIVETPAFMPVGTAATVKGLTPHELREAGTQIVLANTYHLWLRPGREIVAAAGGLHRFMAWDGPILTDSGGFQIFSLRERRTLDDDGVTFASHLDGSPHRFTPETVIAFEEALGVDIAMALDVCVRLPASPGELERAVALTTRWARRSLEARTRDATAVFGIVQGGLDRALRERSARELVALDFDGYAIGGLSVGETRAEMETAARFCAELLPQDRPRYLMGVGTVRDVLLAVDCGIDMFDCVYPTRCGRNGRAMTRDGEFHIRNAAFTRDLSPIDRDCSCAVCTTFTRAYLAHLFRANEMLGPRLLSYHNVYLLNALMDEARSAIEAGDWASFYRGTVERATKASLES, encoded by the coding sequence GTGAGCCTGCAGTTCGGCGTTCGCGCGCGCGACGGCCTCGCGCGGCGCGCAACGCTGCGCACCGCACACGGCATCGTCGAAACGCCGGCGTTCATGCCGGTTGGAACGGCGGCCACGGTCAAGGGCTTGACGCCGCACGAACTGCGCGAGGCCGGAACGCAGATCGTGCTGGCCAACACGTACCATCTCTGGCTACGACCGGGACGCGAGATCGTCGCCGCCGCCGGCGGCCTCCATCGCTTCATGGCCTGGGACGGCCCGATCCTCACCGACTCCGGCGGGTTTCAAATCTTCAGCTTGCGCGAGCGCCGAACGCTCGACGACGACGGCGTCACCTTCGCGTCGCACCTCGACGGCAGCCCGCATCGTTTCACGCCCGAAACCGTGATCGCGTTCGAAGAGGCGCTCGGCGTCGACATCGCGATGGCGCTCGACGTCTGCGTGCGGCTTCCGGCGAGCCCCGGCGAGCTCGAGCGCGCCGTCGCGCTCACGACGCGCTGGGCACGTCGCTCGCTCGAGGCGCGCACGCGCGATGCGACCGCGGTATTCGGCATCGTGCAAGGCGGGTTGGACCGCGCGTTGCGCGAGCGCAGCGCGCGCGAGCTGGTCGCGCTGGACTTCGACGGCTATGCGATCGGCGGGCTCTCGGTCGGCGAGACGCGCGCAGAGATGGAGACCGCAGCGCGGTTCTGCGCCGAGCTGCTGCCCCAGGATCGGCCGCGGTATTTGATGGGCGTCGGAACGGTTCGCGACGTTCTGCTCGCCGTCGATTGCGGCATCGACATGTTCGACTGCGTCTACCCAACGCGCTGCGGGCGCAACGGACGCGCGATGACGCGCGACGGTGAGTTCCACATTCGCAACGCGGCCTTCACGCGCGACCTCTCGCCGATCGATCGCGACTGCTCTTGCGCGGTCTGCACGACGTTCACGCGCGCGTACCTCGCGCATCTCTTCCGCGCGAACGAGATGCTCGGTCCGCGCCTGCTCTCGTACCACAACGTGTATCTCTTGAACGCGCTGATGGACGAGGCACGGTCGGCAATCGAAGCCGGGGATTGGGCGAGCTTCTATCGGGGAACGGTAGAGAGAGCAACCAAGGCATCGCTGGAATCGTAG
- a CDS encoding RluA family pseudouridine synthase produces MSPHAVNADEAGLRADVLCARLSGASRSLVTQAARDGLLRVNGEASKPSRVLDAGDVLTFEIPQRVPLVAVAEPIALHVVFEDDDVIVVDKAAGMVTHPAHGAPGGTLVNALLAHAGSLPGDPLRAGLVHRLDRDTSGLLVVAKNEEALRRLGKAMMARRVTREYLGLVHGVPEHARGRIDGPIGRDPHNRFKYAVVAAGKPAVTNYAVRDAWKRHAELSFTLETGRTHQIRVHAAAMRHPLLNDPLYGHEEPRFGLPGQALHAWRLAFQHPRTREPMAFEVEPPASYARARAMLEQT; encoded by the coding sequence GTGTCACCCCACGCCGTCAACGCTGACGAGGCCGGCCTACGCGCCGACGTCCTGTGCGCGCGCCTCTCCGGAGCCTCCCGTTCGCTCGTCACGCAAGCGGCACGCGACGGCCTGCTGCGCGTCAACGGCGAGGCATCGAAGCCCAGCCGCGTGCTCGACGCGGGCGACGTGCTGACCTTCGAGATCCCGCAGCGCGTCCCGCTCGTCGCCGTCGCAGAGCCGATCGCGTTGCACGTCGTGTTCGAAGACGACGACGTGATCGTCGTCGACAAGGCCGCCGGCATGGTGACGCATCCCGCGCACGGCGCGCCGGGCGGCACGCTCGTCAACGCGCTGCTCGCACACGCCGGCAGCTTGCCCGGCGACCCGCTGCGCGCGGGCCTCGTCCACCGCCTCGACCGCGACACGTCGGGGCTGCTCGTCGTGGCGAAGAACGAGGAGGCGTTGCGCCGGCTCGGCAAGGCGATGATGGCGCGGCGCGTGACGCGCGAGTATCTCGGTCTCGTGCACGGCGTTCCGGAACATGCGCGCGGCCGCATCGACGGTCCCATCGGCCGCGATCCGCACAACCGTTTCAAATACGCCGTCGTCGCCGCGGGAAAGCCCGCGGTGACCAATTACGCCGTGCGCGACGCGTGGAAGCGGCATGCGGAGCTTTCGTTTACGCTCGAAACCGGCCGGACGCACCAGATTCGCGTCCATGCGGCTGCCATGAGGCACCCGCTGCTGAACGATCCGTTGTACGGACACGAAGAGCCGCGCTTCGGTTTGCCCGGGCAAGCTTTGCACGCGTGGCGGCTCGCCTTCCAGCATCCACGAACGCGCGAACCGATGGCGTTCGAGGTCGAGCCGCCCGCATCGTACGCGCGCGCACGGGCGATGCTCGAGCAGACGTGA
- the lspA gene encoding signal peptidase II, giving the protein MSQSPSSSPRASSLRVAAIGFIAVAVLIADQLSKRYVITHLYFDGQCIPWCGHKDVIPGWLRIAPEPNYHGAFGLLGSNAFLLVGMALVVLAVFWLSFRDAAERSTLVRVAFGLILGGAVSNIIDRVHFGYVVDFIDFYRFPDIWRFTFNVADSCITIGVVLLLLSTLRVTPRRQR; this is encoded by the coding sequence TTGTCCCAGTCCCCAAGCTCTAGCCCGCGCGCAAGCAGCCTCCGCGTCGCCGCGATCGGCTTCATTGCCGTTGCGGTCTTGATCGCCGACCAGCTGTCGAAACGCTACGTCATCACGCATCTCTACTTCGACGGCCAATGCATTCCGTGGTGCGGGCACAAGGACGTCATCCCGGGTTGGCTGCGCATCGCGCCCGAGCCGAACTACCACGGGGCCTTCGGGCTGCTCGGCAGCAATGCGTTTTTGCTCGTCGGCATGGCGCTCGTCGTGCTTGCGGTTTTCTGGCTGAGCTTTCGCGATGCGGCCGAGCGATCCACGCTCGTGCGCGTCGCGTTCGGGCTCATCCTGGGCGGCGCGGTCTCGAACATCATCGACCGCGTGCACTTCGGGTACGTCGTCGACTTCATCGACTTCTACCGTTTTCCCGATATCTGGCGCTTCACGTTCAACGTCGCCGATTCGTGCATTACGATCGGCGTAGTTCTCCTTTTGCTATCGACGCTACGTGTCACCCCACGCCGTCAACGCTGA
- a CDS encoding cytochrome c biogenesis protein CcdA: MTSTAPLSAGIAFVAGLVSFVSPCVLPLVPAYLSLLTGESLEELREGERAAARALPHAAAFIAGFMIVFIVLGLTASELGALLGANRRVIAEIGGIVVIVLGLQMMGMIKRIPFIMRDTRVQVAHERRTLWTSLIVGIAFAAGWTPCIGPILAAILALASQQHNGMAAFLLLCYSLGLAVPFLLVAAAIDAILPWLARVRRALGAIEFVAGAFLVAVGLVLANDAFLNVAGWFYRFVPVPKL, encoded by the coding sequence ATGACCTCGACCGCCCCCCTTTCGGCCGGCATCGCGTTCGTTGCCGGGCTCGTATCGTTCGTGTCGCCGTGCGTGCTGCCGCTCGTACCGGCGTATCTCTCGTTGCTCACGGGCGAGAGCCTCGAAGAGCTGCGCGAGGGCGAGCGCGCAGCCGCACGCGCGCTTCCGCACGCCGCGGCATTCATCGCCGGGTTCATGATCGTCTTCATCGTCCTAGGCCTCACCGCAAGCGAGCTCGGCGCGCTACTCGGCGCGAACCGGCGCGTGATCGCCGAGATCGGCGGCATCGTCGTCATCGTGCTCGGCCTGCAGATGATGGGCATGATCAAACGCATCCCGTTCATCATGCGCGACACGCGCGTGCAGGTGGCGCACGAGCGACGCACGCTATGGACGTCCCTCATCGTCGGCATTGCATTCGCTGCCGGGTGGACGCCGTGCATCGGGCCGATTCTCGCAGCGATACTCGCGCTCGCCTCCCAGCAGCACAACGGCATGGCGGCGTTCCTGCTCCTGTGCTACTCCCTCGGGCTCGCCGTGCCGTTCCTTCTCGTGGCAGCCGCCATCGACGCGATCCTTCCGTGGCTCGCTCGCGTGCGGCGCGCGCTCGGTGCGATCGAGTTTGTCGCCGGTGCGTTTCTCGTCGCGGTCGGGCTCGTGCTCGCGAACGACGCATTCCTCAACGTCGCAGGATGGTTCTATCGCTTTGTCCCAGTCCCCAAGCTCTAG
- the lgt gene encoding prolipoprotein diacylglyceryl transferase has translation MHQWFSYPNIDPIAIHIGRFGIHWYGISYLVGFLCVYLWMSRPAALRRLGLTREQVQDFIFYAVIGVLIGGRLLFVIADMLTPTQSGGHSAAFYFQNPINLIAVWQGGMAFHGGLIGVIVAIYLFVRKHPGLTMTALADEIVMLVPIGIALTRVVNFINDELWGRVCVPNHPYCIVFPSAPLVSGINLPRYPSQLFEAVLDIATLPILLLVYRAKPRNGVVAWTWFLLYGITRSVAEIWREPGILVFGVVTGGQLLALPMIAIGAAGIWYCATRGRPQEHVERTA, from the coding sequence ATGCACCAATGGTTCTCGTACCCGAACATCGACCCGATCGCAATCCATATCGGGCGCTTCGGGATCCACTGGTACGGCATCTCCTATCTGGTCGGCTTCCTCTGCGTCTACCTTTGGATGAGCCGCCCGGCCGCGTTGCGCCGCCTGGGCCTCACGCGCGAGCAGGTGCAGGATTTCATCTTCTACGCCGTGATCGGCGTGTTGATCGGCGGGCGGCTGCTCTTCGTGATCGCCGACATGCTCACACCCACCCAGAGCGGCGGGCACAGCGCTGCGTTCTACTTCCAGAACCCGATCAATCTCATCGCGGTCTGGCAAGGCGGCATGGCGTTCCACGGCGGGCTCATCGGCGTCATCGTCGCGATCTACCTCTTCGTGCGCAAGCACCCGGGCTTGACGATGACCGCGCTCGCCGACGAGATCGTCATGCTCGTGCCGATCGGCATCGCGTTGACGCGGGTCGTCAACTTCATCAACGACGAGCTATGGGGGCGCGTCTGCGTTCCCAATCATCCGTATTGCATCGTCTTTCCGAGCGCGCCGCTGGTCAGCGGAATCAACCTTCCTCGCTATCCGTCGCAGCTCTTCGAGGCGGTGCTCGACATCGCCACGCTGCCGATCCTGCTGCTCGTCTATCGCGCGAAGCCGCGCAACGGCGTCGTCGCGTGGACGTGGTTTCTTCTCTACGGCATCACGCGCTCGGTTGCAGAGATCTGGCGTGAGCCGGGGATCCTCGTCTTCGGCGTCGTCACCGGTGGGCAGCTCCTCGCGTTGCCGATGATTGCGATCGGGGCCGCCGGCATCTGGTACTGCGCCACGCGCGGCCGGCCACAGGAGCACGTCGAACGAACGGCGTGA
- a CDS encoding YggS family pyridoxal phosphate-dependent enzyme — MSTVCGYAALRAAVDAEARACGRDPHSVTLVGVAKRQPVEAVAQAIAAGLKDVAENYVQEARLAFARLPPVRRHFVGHVQTNKAKALVELFDVVQSVDRLDAGLALAVAAERAGRVLPVLIQLNVSAAERFGCPPSEGERLAEQLRAREALRVDGVMAIGPLAADRRAIAEAFALAAKTFAQIGGSTLSMGMSGDWREAVRAGSTMLRIGTALFGERGPVLRSQRGGAQ, encoded by the coding sequence GTGAGCACCGTTTGCGGCTACGCCGCGCTGCGTGCCGCGGTCGATGCCGAGGCCCGTGCCTGCGGACGAGATCCGCATAGCGTCACGCTCGTCGGGGTGGCGAAGCGCCAGCCGGTGGAAGCGGTGGCGCAGGCAATCGCCGCCGGGCTGAAAGACGTCGCCGAAAACTACGTCCAGGAGGCGCGCCTCGCGTTTGCGCGGCTGCCGCCGGTGCGGCGCCATTTCGTCGGCCACGTGCAGACGAACAAGGCCAAGGCCCTCGTCGAGCTTTTCGACGTCGTGCAGAGCGTCGACCGCCTTGACGCAGGCCTTGCGCTCGCCGTCGCCGCCGAGCGCGCGGGGCGCGTGCTTCCGGTGCTGATTCAGCTCAACGTCTCGGCGGCCGAGCGGTTCGGCTGCCCTCCCTCAGAGGGTGAGCGCCTTGCCGAGCAGTTGCGCGCCCGGGAGGCGCTTCGCGTCGATGGCGTCATGGCGATCGGACCGCTCGCCGCCGACCGCCGCGCGATAGCCGAAGCTTTCGCGCTCGCCGCAAAGACGTTTGCGCAGATAGGTGGAAGTACGCTCTCGATGGGAATGTCGGGAGACTGGCGCGAGGCAGTGCGCGCGGGCTCGACGATGCTGAGGATAGGGACGGCACTGTTCGGCGAACGGGGTCCCGTGCTGCGGAGTCAGCGTGGGGGCGCGCAGTGA
- the sepF gene encoding cell division protein SepF gives MFEKIGSFFSLRDEESEEYYEDEESPGPSRVVPLSKGGRRQGVEVGLFSPRSFQDVVEIADALRGKHVVIVNLQNADRSLLQRVVDFTSGVAYTIDGKIQKLAESIYLVVPAGVVVNADGMRDAMMAGTLEFVTK, from the coding sequence ATGTTTGAGAAAATCGGCTCGTTCTTCTCGTTGCGTGACGAAGAAAGCGAGGAGTATTACGAAGACGAGGAATCCCCGGGCCCTTCGCGGGTCGTTCCCCTCTCGAAGGGAGGGCGCCGCCAAGGCGTCGAGGTCGGGCTCTTCTCGCCCCGCAGCTTCCAAGACGTCGTCGAAATCGCAGACGCGTTGCGCGGCAAGCACGTCGTGATCGTCAATCTGCAGAATGCGGACCGCTCGCTCTTGCAGCGCGTCGTCGATTTCACGTCCGGCGTCGCCTACACGATCGACGGCAAGATTCAAAAGCTGGCAGAGTCGATCTATCTCGTCGTGCCCGCAGGCGTCGTCGTGAACGCGGACGGAATGCGCGATGCGATGATGGCCGGTACCCTCGAGTTCGTGACGAAGTAA